In a genomic window of Oncorhynchus kisutch isolate 150728-3 linkage group LG9, Okis_V2, whole genome shotgun sequence:
- the LOC109896357 gene encoding uncharacterized protein LOC109896357 isoform X2, with protein sequence MNSPRRDNKSSPVVPPRPSSEEMSNPTAHRLNKENDTSSNSQRTGMMGVMQKVNPFKTTTQASSTASTATDPVSEKTVDGNVPEAKQNLGMFKGVTQKVNPFRSSTQVRKEDPPKYTVDQEKLPEGKQVFQNPGMFTGMMQKVNPFKSTAQTQSIHSDLSSSAGSLAENTTTERQVRKEDPSTDTVGHQVTAKLPEAKQNPGMFTGMMQKVNPFKSTAHNQDTQAVHSNLSSSADSLASTGRLVIKDDPLNDCVDHHATEKLPESKPQQNPGMFMGMMQKVNPFKSTTPIQDTQSIHSDLSSSSGSLAESNSSAGKQNPGMFKGMMQKVNPFKSTALTQETQPSYSDSSSSSDSLSDTSVFSPAENQTVWYTDNEATSSVKSGPPPPQENKKRTGTFQIRRILPGALFGYDAKNTDAQPTAQAGLVDVQTLEMAAVPVPGEGNPPDSEDKEEGLMDWWQTVEGWETWKESNTFDADEGEMAVEAVADRVFMAARLFVRLFNQRGASLQQRILELLSLADAADSFHKKTVKASVGGGVASVAGSITTITGLILAPFTMGTSLIVTAVGIGVATAGGVASASANITDTVHSKTDRKKVEKMIQDYQEEMKDIKECLDFLQVGMETLEEWDFDQYVDSISKKYLNQNVKHVMKEGGRAGKALLINTESLINTVQVLNVAGGAAKAAQVMSVTTGVMSGLFLALDVFFLAKDSIELNKGAKTEFAGKIREVCKDLQNGLLELNRIKEQLQKTMDGIEVVEEEEEEEEEEEEEVYESDPEKLAQLEE encoded by the exons GCCTCCTCTACAGCCAGTACAGCTACAGATCCAGTGTCAGAGAAGACTGTGGATGGAAATGTCCCTGAAGCGAAACAG AACCTGGGTATGTTTAAAGGAGTGACACAGAAAGTCAACCCATTCAGGTCCTCTACACAG gTGAGAAAAGAGGACCCTCCAAAATACACTGTGGATCAGGAAAAGCTACCAGAAGGCAAACAG GTCTTCCAGAACCCTGGAATGTTCACGGGAATGATGCAAAAAGTCAACCCTTTCAAATCTACAGCACAGACACAG TCGATACACAGTGATCTGTCCTCCAGTGCTGGCAGTCTGGCCGAGAACACCACAACAGAAAGACAA GTGAGAAAGGAGGATCCTTCGACAGACACTGTAGGTCACCAAGTGACAGCGAAGCTACCTGAAGCCAAGCAG AACCCTGGAATGTTCACGGGAATGATGCAGAAAGTCAACCCTTTCAAGTCTACAGCACATAATCAG GATACTCAGGCCGTACACAGCAATCTGTCTTCCAGTGCTGACAGTCTGGCTTCTACAGGAAGACTG GTGATAAAGGATGACCCTCTAAACGACTGTGTGGATCACCATGCCACAGAAAAGCTACCAGAAAGCAAACCG CAGCAGAATCCTGGAATGTTTATGGGAATGATGCAAAAAGTCAACCCTTTCAAATCTACAACACCGATTCAG GACACCCAGTCCATACACAGTGATCTTTCCTCCAGTTCTGGCAGTCTGGCTGAGAGTAACAGTTCTGCAGGCAAACAG AACCCTGGGATGTTCAAGGGAATGATGCAGAAAGTCAACCCATTCAAATCTACAGCACTGACCCAG GAGACTCAGCCGTCATACAGCGATTCATCCTCCAGTTCTGACAGTCTGAGTGACACCAGCGTCTTCAGTCCTGCGGAGAATCAG ACCGTGTGGTACACAGACAACGAAGCAACTTCTTCAGTGAAAAGTGGACCCCCACCACCACAAGAAAATAAGAAAAGGACTGGG ACATTCCAAATCCGAAGGATTCTCCCTGGTGCCCTGTTTGGCTATGACGCTAAA AATACTGATGCTCAGCCCACAGCCCAGGCGGGCCTAGTGGATGTCCAGACACTGGAGATGGCTGCAGTGCCTGTACCTGGGGAAGGAAACCCACCGGACAGTGAGGAT AAGGAGGAAGGTCTTATGGATTGGTGGCAAACAgtagagg GTTGGGAAACGTGGAAGGAGTCCAACACCTTTGACGCGGATGAAGGCGAGAT ggcagTGGAGGCGGTGGCGGACCGTGTCTTCATGGCGGCCCGTCTCTTCGTGCGTCTCTTCAACCAGCGCGGGGCCTCCTTACAGCAACGCATCCTGGAGCTCCTATCATTGGCCGACGCCGCCGACAGCTTCCACAAGAAGACTGTGAAGGCCAGCGTGGGGGGTGGAGTCGCCAGCGTTGCTGGGAGCATCACCACTATCACCGGCCTCATCTTGGCGCCGTTCACCATGGGAACGTCGCTCATCGTCACGGCGGTGGGCATCGGCGTTGCGACGGCGGGCGGAGTAGCGTCAGCCTCTGCAAATATTACCGATACGGTGCACTCCAAGACAGACAGGAAGAAGGTGGAGAAGATGATTCAGGATTACCAGGAGgagatgaaggatatcaaggagtGCCTGGACTTTTTGCAG GTCGGTATGGAGACCCTGGAGGAGTGGGACTTTGATCAGTACGTGGACAGCATCTCTAAGAAATATCTCAACCAGAATGTCAAACACGTGATGAAGGAGGGTGGCCGGGCCGGCAAGGCATTACTAATCAACACAGAAAGTCTGATCAACACCGTGCAGGTTCTCAACGTGGCAGGCGGAGCGGCCAAGGCAGCCCAG GTGATGAGTGTCACCACAGGAGTAATGTCGGGTCTCTTCCTGGCCCTGGATGTGTTCTTCCTGGCAAAAGACTCCATCGAGCTCAACAAAGGAGCCAAGACGGAGTTTGCTGGGAAGATCAGGGAAGTGTGTAAGGATCTTCAGAATGGACTGTTGGAGCTCAACCGCATCAAAGAGCAACTGCAGAAAACTATGGATGGGATCGaggtggtggaggaagaggaggaggaggaggaggaggaggaggaggaggtgtacgAGTCTGATCCAGAGAAACTGGCCCAGTTGGAAGAATAa
- the LOC109896357 gene encoding uncharacterized protein LOC109896357 isoform X1 — protein sequence MNSPRRDNKSSPVVPPRPSSEEMSNPTAHRLNKENDTSSNSQRTGMMGVMQKVNPFKTTTQASSTASTATDPVSEKTVDGNVPEAKQNLGMFKGVTQKVNPFRSSTQVRKEDPPKYTVDQEKLPEGKQVFQNPGMFTGMMQKVNPFKSTAQTQDTQSIHSDLSSSAGSLAENTTTERQVRKEDPSTDTVGHQVTAKLPEAKQNPGMFTGMMQKVNPFKSTAHNQDTQAVHSNLSSSADSLASTGRLVIKDDPLNDCVDHHATEKLPESKPQQNPGMFMGMMQKVNPFKSTTPIQDTQSIHSDLSSSSGSLAESNSSAGKQNPGMFKGMMQKVNPFKSTALTQETQPSYSDSSSSSDSLSDTSVFSPAENQTVWYTDNEATSSVKSGPPPPQENKKRTGTFQIRRILPGALFGYDAKNTDAQPTAQAGLVDVQTLEMAAVPVPGEGNPPDSEDKEEGLMDWWQTVEGWETWKESNTFDADEGEMAVEAVADRVFMAARLFVRLFNQRGASLQQRILELLSLADAADSFHKKTVKASVGGGVASVAGSITTITGLILAPFTMGTSLIVTAVGIGVATAGGVASASANITDTVHSKTDRKKVEKMIQDYQEEMKDIKECLDFLQVGMETLEEWDFDQYVDSISKKYLNQNVKHVMKEGGRAGKALLINTESLINTVQVLNVAGGAAKAAQVMSVTTGVMSGLFLALDVFFLAKDSIELNKGAKTEFAGKIREVCKDLQNGLLELNRIKEQLQKTMDGIEVVEEEEEEEEEEEEEVYESDPEKLAQLEE from the exons GCCTCCTCTACAGCCAGTACAGCTACAGATCCAGTGTCAGAGAAGACTGTGGATGGAAATGTCCCTGAAGCGAAACAG AACCTGGGTATGTTTAAAGGAGTGACACAGAAAGTCAACCCATTCAGGTCCTCTACACAG gTGAGAAAAGAGGACCCTCCAAAATACACTGTGGATCAGGAAAAGCTACCAGAAGGCAAACAG GTCTTCCAGAACCCTGGAATGTTCACGGGAATGATGCAAAAAGTCAACCCTTTCAAATCTACAGCACAGACACAG GACACTCAGTCGATACACAGTGATCTGTCCTCCAGTGCTGGCAGTCTGGCCGAGAACACCACAACAGAAAGACAA GTGAGAAAGGAGGATCCTTCGACAGACACTGTAGGTCACCAAGTGACAGCGAAGCTACCTGAAGCCAAGCAG AACCCTGGAATGTTCACGGGAATGATGCAGAAAGTCAACCCTTTCAAGTCTACAGCACATAATCAG GATACTCAGGCCGTACACAGCAATCTGTCTTCCAGTGCTGACAGTCTGGCTTCTACAGGAAGACTG GTGATAAAGGATGACCCTCTAAACGACTGTGTGGATCACCATGCCACAGAAAAGCTACCAGAAAGCAAACCG CAGCAGAATCCTGGAATGTTTATGGGAATGATGCAAAAAGTCAACCCTTTCAAATCTACAACACCGATTCAG GACACCCAGTCCATACACAGTGATCTTTCCTCCAGTTCTGGCAGTCTGGCTGAGAGTAACAGTTCTGCAGGCAAACAG AACCCTGGGATGTTCAAGGGAATGATGCAGAAAGTCAACCCATTCAAATCTACAGCACTGACCCAG GAGACTCAGCCGTCATACAGCGATTCATCCTCCAGTTCTGACAGTCTGAGTGACACCAGCGTCTTCAGTCCTGCGGAGAATCAG ACCGTGTGGTACACAGACAACGAAGCAACTTCTTCAGTGAAAAGTGGACCCCCACCACCACAAGAAAATAAGAAAAGGACTGGG ACATTCCAAATCCGAAGGATTCTCCCTGGTGCCCTGTTTGGCTATGACGCTAAA AATACTGATGCTCAGCCCACAGCCCAGGCGGGCCTAGTGGATGTCCAGACACTGGAGATGGCTGCAGTGCCTGTACCTGGGGAAGGAAACCCACCGGACAGTGAGGAT AAGGAGGAAGGTCTTATGGATTGGTGGCAAACAgtagagg GTTGGGAAACGTGGAAGGAGTCCAACACCTTTGACGCGGATGAAGGCGAGAT ggcagTGGAGGCGGTGGCGGACCGTGTCTTCATGGCGGCCCGTCTCTTCGTGCGTCTCTTCAACCAGCGCGGGGCCTCCTTACAGCAACGCATCCTGGAGCTCCTATCATTGGCCGACGCCGCCGACAGCTTCCACAAGAAGACTGTGAAGGCCAGCGTGGGGGGTGGAGTCGCCAGCGTTGCTGGGAGCATCACCACTATCACCGGCCTCATCTTGGCGCCGTTCACCATGGGAACGTCGCTCATCGTCACGGCGGTGGGCATCGGCGTTGCGACGGCGGGCGGAGTAGCGTCAGCCTCTGCAAATATTACCGATACGGTGCACTCCAAGACAGACAGGAAGAAGGTGGAGAAGATGATTCAGGATTACCAGGAGgagatgaaggatatcaaggagtGCCTGGACTTTTTGCAG GTCGGTATGGAGACCCTGGAGGAGTGGGACTTTGATCAGTACGTGGACAGCATCTCTAAGAAATATCTCAACCAGAATGTCAAACACGTGATGAAGGAGGGTGGCCGGGCCGGCAAGGCATTACTAATCAACACAGAAAGTCTGATCAACACCGTGCAGGTTCTCAACGTGGCAGGCGGAGCGGCCAAGGCAGCCCAG GTGATGAGTGTCACCACAGGAGTAATGTCGGGTCTCTTCCTGGCCCTGGATGTGTTCTTCCTGGCAAAAGACTCCATCGAGCTCAACAAAGGAGCCAAGACGGAGTTTGCTGGGAAGATCAGGGAAGTGTGTAAGGATCTTCAGAATGGACTGTTGGAGCTCAACCGCATCAAAGAGCAACTGCAGAAAACTATGGATGGGATCGaggtggtggaggaagaggaggaggaggaggaggaggaggaggaggaggtgtacgAGTCTGATCCAGAGAAACTGGCCCAGTTGGAAGAATAa
- the LOC109896357 gene encoding uncharacterized protein LOC109896357 isoform X3, which produces MEMSNPTAHRLNKENDTSSNSQRTGMMGVMQKVNPFKTTTQASSTASTATDPVSEKTVDGNVPEAKQNLGMFKGVTQKVNPFRSSTQVRKEDPPKYTVDQEKLPEGKQVFQNPGMFTGMMQKVNPFKSTAQTQDTQSIHSDLSSSAGSLAENTTTERQVRKEDPSTDTVGHQVTAKLPEAKQNPGMFTGMMQKVNPFKSTAHNQDTQAVHSNLSSSADSLASTGRLVIKDDPLNDCVDHHATEKLPESKPQQNPGMFMGMMQKVNPFKSTTPIQDTQSIHSDLSSSSGSLAESNSSAGKQNPGMFKGMMQKVNPFKSTALTQETQPSYSDSSSSSDSLSDTSVFSPAENQTVWYTDNEATSSVKSGPPPPQENKKRTGTFQIRRILPGALFGYDAKNTDAQPTAQAGLVDVQTLEMAAVPVPGEGNPPDSEDKEEGLMDWWQTVEGWETWKESNTFDADEGEMAVEAVADRVFMAARLFVRLFNQRGASLQQRILELLSLADAADSFHKKTVKASVGGGVASVAGSITTITGLILAPFTMGTSLIVTAVGIGVATAGGVASASANITDTVHSKTDRKKVEKMIQDYQEEMKDIKECLDFLQVGMETLEEWDFDQYVDSISKKYLNQNVKHVMKEGGRAGKALLINTESLINTVQVLNVAGGAAKAAQVMSVTTGVMSGLFLALDVFFLAKDSIELNKGAKTEFAGKIREVCKDLQNGLLELNRIKEQLQKTMDGIEVVEEEEEEEEEEEEEVYESDPEKLAQLEE; this is translated from the exons GCCTCCTCTACAGCCAGTACAGCTACAGATCCAGTGTCAGAGAAGACTGTGGATGGAAATGTCCCTGAAGCGAAACAG AACCTGGGTATGTTTAAAGGAGTGACACAGAAAGTCAACCCATTCAGGTCCTCTACACAG gTGAGAAAAGAGGACCCTCCAAAATACACTGTGGATCAGGAAAAGCTACCAGAAGGCAAACAG GTCTTCCAGAACCCTGGAATGTTCACGGGAATGATGCAAAAAGTCAACCCTTTCAAATCTACAGCACAGACACAG GACACTCAGTCGATACACAGTGATCTGTCCTCCAGTGCTGGCAGTCTGGCCGAGAACACCACAACAGAAAGACAA GTGAGAAAGGAGGATCCTTCGACAGACACTGTAGGTCACCAAGTGACAGCGAAGCTACCTGAAGCCAAGCAG AACCCTGGAATGTTCACGGGAATGATGCAGAAAGTCAACCCTTTCAAGTCTACAGCACATAATCAG GATACTCAGGCCGTACACAGCAATCTGTCTTCCAGTGCTGACAGTCTGGCTTCTACAGGAAGACTG GTGATAAAGGATGACCCTCTAAACGACTGTGTGGATCACCATGCCACAGAAAAGCTACCAGAAAGCAAACCG CAGCAGAATCCTGGAATGTTTATGGGAATGATGCAAAAAGTCAACCCTTTCAAATCTACAACACCGATTCAG GACACCCAGTCCATACACAGTGATCTTTCCTCCAGTTCTGGCAGTCTGGCTGAGAGTAACAGTTCTGCAGGCAAACAG AACCCTGGGATGTTCAAGGGAATGATGCAGAAAGTCAACCCATTCAAATCTACAGCACTGACCCAG GAGACTCAGCCGTCATACAGCGATTCATCCTCCAGTTCTGACAGTCTGAGTGACACCAGCGTCTTCAGTCCTGCGGAGAATCAG ACCGTGTGGTACACAGACAACGAAGCAACTTCTTCAGTGAAAAGTGGACCCCCACCACCACAAGAAAATAAGAAAAGGACTGGG ACATTCCAAATCCGAAGGATTCTCCCTGGTGCCCTGTTTGGCTATGACGCTAAA AATACTGATGCTCAGCCCACAGCCCAGGCGGGCCTAGTGGATGTCCAGACACTGGAGATGGCTGCAGTGCCTGTACCTGGGGAAGGAAACCCACCGGACAGTGAGGAT AAGGAGGAAGGTCTTATGGATTGGTGGCAAACAgtagagg GTTGGGAAACGTGGAAGGAGTCCAACACCTTTGACGCGGATGAAGGCGAGAT ggcagTGGAGGCGGTGGCGGACCGTGTCTTCATGGCGGCCCGTCTCTTCGTGCGTCTCTTCAACCAGCGCGGGGCCTCCTTACAGCAACGCATCCTGGAGCTCCTATCATTGGCCGACGCCGCCGACAGCTTCCACAAGAAGACTGTGAAGGCCAGCGTGGGGGGTGGAGTCGCCAGCGTTGCTGGGAGCATCACCACTATCACCGGCCTCATCTTGGCGCCGTTCACCATGGGAACGTCGCTCATCGTCACGGCGGTGGGCATCGGCGTTGCGACGGCGGGCGGAGTAGCGTCAGCCTCTGCAAATATTACCGATACGGTGCACTCCAAGACAGACAGGAAGAAGGTGGAGAAGATGATTCAGGATTACCAGGAGgagatgaaggatatcaaggagtGCCTGGACTTTTTGCAG GTCGGTATGGAGACCCTGGAGGAGTGGGACTTTGATCAGTACGTGGACAGCATCTCTAAGAAATATCTCAACCAGAATGTCAAACACGTGATGAAGGAGGGTGGCCGGGCCGGCAAGGCATTACTAATCAACACAGAAAGTCTGATCAACACCGTGCAGGTTCTCAACGTGGCAGGCGGAGCGGCCAAGGCAGCCCAG GTGATGAGTGTCACCACAGGAGTAATGTCGGGTCTCTTCCTGGCCCTGGATGTGTTCTTCCTGGCAAAAGACTCCATCGAGCTCAACAAAGGAGCCAAGACGGAGTTTGCTGGGAAGATCAGGGAAGTGTGTAAGGATCTTCAGAATGGACTGTTGGAGCTCAACCGCATCAAAGAGCAACTGCAGAAAACTATGGATGGGATCGaggtggtggaggaagaggaggaggaggaggaggaggaggaggaggaggtgtacgAGTCTGATCCAGAGAAACTGGCCCAGTTGGAAGAATAa
- the LOC109896357 gene encoding uncharacterized protein LOC109896357 isoform X4, which yields MNSPRRDNKSSPVVPPRPSSEEMSNPTAHRLNKENDTSSNSQRTGMMGVMQKVNPFKTTTQASSTASTATDPVSEKTVDGNVPEAKQNLGMFKGVTQKVNPFRSSTQVRKEDPPKYTVDQEKLPEGKQVFQNPGMFTGMMQKVNPFKSTAQTQDTQSIHSDLSSSAGSLAENTTTERQVRKEDPSTDTVGHQVTAKLPEAKQNPGMFTGMMQKVNPFKSTAHNQDTQAVHSNLSSSADSLASTGRLVIKDDPLNDCVDHHATEKLPESKPDTQSIHSDLSSSSGSLAESNSSAGKQNPGMFKGMMQKVNPFKSTALTQETQPSYSDSSSSSDSLSDTSVFSPAENQTVWYTDNEATSSVKSGPPPPQENKKRTGTFQIRRILPGALFGYDAKNTDAQPTAQAGLVDVQTLEMAAVPVPGEGNPPDSEDKEEGLMDWWQTVEGWETWKESNTFDADEGEMAVEAVADRVFMAARLFVRLFNQRGASLQQRILELLSLADAADSFHKKTVKASVGGGVASVAGSITTITGLILAPFTMGTSLIVTAVGIGVATAGGVASASANITDTVHSKTDRKKVEKMIQDYQEEMKDIKECLDFLQVGMETLEEWDFDQYVDSISKKYLNQNVKHVMKEGGRAGKALLINTESLINTVQVLNVAGGAAKAAQVMSVTTGVMSGLFLALDVFFLAKDSIELNKGAKTEFAGKIREVCKDLQNGLLELNRIKEQLQKTMDGIEVVEEEEEEEEEEEEEVYESDPEKLAQLEE from the exons GCCTCCTCTACAGCCAGTACAGCTACAGATCCAGTGTCAGAGAAGACTGTGGATGGAAATGTCCCTGAAGCGAAACAG AACCTGGGTATGTTTAAAGGAGTGACACAGAAAGTCAACCCATTCAGGTCCTCTACACAG gTGAGAAAAGAGGACCCTCCAAAATACACTGTGGATCAGGAAAAGCTACCAGAAGGCAAACAG GTCTTCCAGAACCCTGGAATGTTCACGGGAATGATGCAAAAAGTCAACCCTTTCAAATCTACAGCACAGACACAG GACACTCAGTCGATACACAGTGATCTGTCCTCCAGTGCTGGCAGTCTGGCCGAGAACACCACAACAGAAAGACAA GTGAGAAAGGAGGATCCTTCGACAGACACTGTAGGTCACCAAGTGACAGCGAAGCTACCTGAAGCCAAGCAG AACCCTGGAATGTTCACGGGAATGATGCAGAAAGTCAACCCTTTCAAGTCTACAGCACATAATCAG GATACTCAGGCCGTACACAGCAATCTGTCTTCCAGTGCTGACAGTCTGGCTTCTACAGGAAGACTG GTGATAAAGGATGACCCTCTAAACGACTGTGTGGATCACCATGCCACAGAAAAGCTACCAGAAAGCAAACCG GACACCCAGTCCATACACAGTGATCTTTCCTCCAGTTCTGGCAGTCTGGCTGAGAGTAACAGTTCTGCAGGCAAACAG AACCCTGGGATGTTCAAGGGAATGATGCAGAAAGTCAACCCATTCAAATCTACAGCACTGACCCAG GAGACTCAGCCGTCATACAGCGATTCATCCTCCAGTTCTGACAGTCTGAGTGACACCAGCGTCTTCAGTCCTGCGGAGAATCAG ACCGTGTGGTACACAGACAACGAAGCAACTTCTTCAGTGAAAAGTGGACCCCCACCACCACAAGAAAATAAGAAAAGGACTGGG ACATTCCAAATCCGAAGGATTCTCCCTGGTGCCCTGTTTGGCTATGACGCTAAA AATACTGATGCTCAGCCCACAGCCCAGGCGGGCCTAGTGGATGTCCAGACACTGGAGATGGCTGCAGTGCCTGTACCTGGGGAAGGAAACCCACCGGACAGTGAGGAT AAGGAGGAAGGTCTTATGGATTGGTGGCAAACAgtagagg GTTGGGAAACGTGGAAGGAGTCCAACACCTTTGACGCGGATGAAGGCGAGAT ggcagTGGAGGCGGTGGCGGACCGTGTCTTCATGGCGGCCCGTCTCTTCGTGCGTCTCTTCAACCAGCGCGGGGCCTCCTTACAGCAACGCATCCTGGAGCTCCTATCATTGGCCGACGCCGCCGACAGCTTCCACAAGAAGACTGTGAAGGCCAGCGTGGGGGGTGGAGTCGCCAGCGTTGCTGGGAGCATCACCACTATCACCGGCCTCATCTTGGCGCCGTTCACCATGGGAACGTCGCTCATCGTCACGGCGGTGGGCATCGGCGTTGCGACGGCGGGCGGAGTAGCGTCAGCCTCTGCAAATATTACCGATACGGTGCACTCCAAGACAGACAGGAAGAAGGTGGAGAAGATGATTCAGGATTACCAGGAGgagatgaaggatatcaaggagtGCCTGGACTTTTTGCAG GTCGGTATGGAGACCCTGGAGGAGTGGGACTTTGATCAGTACGTGGACAGCATCTCTAAGAAATATCTCAACCAGAATGTCAAACACGTGATGAAGGAGGGTGGCCGGGCCGGCAAGGCATTACTAATCAACACAGAAAGTCTGATCAACACCGTGCAGGTTCTCAACGTGGCAGGCGGAGCGGCCAAGGCAGCCCAG GTGATGAGTGTCACCACAGGAGTAATGTCGGGTCTCTTCCTGGCCCTGGATGTGTTCTTCCTGGCAAAAGACTCCATCGAGCTCAACAAAGGAGCCAAGACGGAGTTTGCTGGGAAGATCAGGGAAGTGTGTAAGGATCTTCAGAATGGACTGTTGGAGCTCAACCGCATCAAAGAGCAACTGCAGAAAACTATGGATGGGATCGaggtggtggaggaagaggaggaggaggaggaggaggaggaggaggaggtgtacgAGTCTGATCCAGAGAAACTGGCCCAGTTGGAAGAATAa